Genomic segment of Apium graveolens cultivar Ventura chromosome 7, ASM990537v1, whole genome shotgun sequence:
TATCACCCGAGGAGAAAAGATTGAAGCGAATTTTGTCAGAGACTGCACGACACTGTTTCGTCCTCAAGATGTCAGTGGCTTTAACCAGCTCGAGGTTGAGAAAGGAAAAAAATCGATAGCCAAGAGATTTATTTTTAGTAACTCTAGTATTTCTGCCCTGCAACAAAAAATCGAGATAGATGTAAAGAAACGTCCAAGTCGTGTAGTTGCTGTCTCCACGTTCGTATGGGCTTCAGTCATCGCAACAAGTCCAGAAAAAATCTGGTTCATGACAATGCAGATGAATTTACGGAACAAGATGGGCCATTCTGAAACCCTGCAAAACAGCATAGGAAATCTCACACACACTATAGTAACTAGTGCTGGCTCTGAAACTGATTACAGAGCTCTGGTCACAGAAGTTCTTGATTCGATACATGAAGTAAGTCCCGAGTTCTTGAAAATTTTATACGATAACAAAAATTATTTTACGGACTACATGAAGGCAGTGGAAGATTTTGCAGAGTATTCAGATGGAATAGGGTTCTTTAGTACTAGTAGCTGGTGTGGATTTCCTATATATGATGTCGATTTCGGGTGGGGAAAGCCTGTTCAGCTAGGGACTACTAGGATACCAACTAACTGTGCCTTCTTGATGGATACTAGGGATGGTAAGGGCATTGAAGTGTGGGTGAGTTTGCCAGAACAATGCATGAAGAAGCTGCAGAAAAATTCAGATTTTCTTGCTCATGTTTCTATGATCAGAAGTTGCCTGTGATTATGATCATGTTTAGCAGTTGAAGTACTTCATTTCCATCCGTTGGTCTtgaaaaattttagaaataaatgaATTGGTGAATTTGTTTGCCGCTTAATTATGACTTTTTgctatttttctattttttctgAATATAGTTTATTTCTTAAGTGGTATTTAGTTTAAATAGATTTCGCGATGAGAAAATATCGAACCCGGAAATAGAACTTTGATTCGAGTTGACACGGGTACTCAATGAACGAATACAAGTTCGGGTATCATTAAACGAGTTGAGACGCATATTAAAGTTAAACGAGTTCGATATCTGACAAACCGGACTGGTGTAATAGACGAGTCCAGTTTACTCGAAAGCTAAACGATGAGCGGGTTTAGACGAGTCGATCTGAGTTTGCTCGCATGCTCaacaattaaaataatataaaattattaaaattcaatatatataatttaaaatatataaattttaaacgAGTTCAAGTCGAGTCTTCGAATTTGAGCATAACTCGAGTTAGATACATGCTCGTGTTGTTTAATTAAAAGAGTGGACTTGTATATGAGCACGAACATAATCGAACTTAGTTAAACGAGTTCTCACGATCACCCCGATTCAAATTACAGACCTAACTAGAACctaaaattaaaaagaaataaGTTCTTACAACTTTTGTTCTAAAAATTACCGATTTTATCGATTAATTACccgattaattatttcaatatgCTCTAATCTGATTAATCATTATACTTTTTTCTTAA
This window contains:
- the LOC141674969 gene encoding epi-neemfruitin B synthase L1AT-like; this translates as MNFKAQVVSRETIKPATPTPKHLSTFNLSLKDQLSPKFYVPVVLFYASSPVVDEKNPNLLKNSLCQTLSHMYPLAGRIKDVFSIECRDQGVDFVESRVAVSVPTMLNNLKIDQLRELVPFDPETVPTRENQQCLLGVQVNYFSCGGIAIGICISHIITDFSVIHNFFRTLAAITRGEKIEANFVRDCTTLFRPQDVSGFNQLEVEKGKKSIAKRFIFSNSSISALQQKIEIDVKKRPSRVVAVSTFVWASVIATSPEKIWFMTMQMNLRNKMGHSETLQNSIGNLTHTIVTSAGSETDYRALVTEVLDSIHEVSPEFLKILYDNKNYFTDYMKAVEDFAEYSDGIGFFSTSSWCGFPIYDVDFGWGKPVQLGTTRIPTNCAFLMDTRDGKGIEVWVSLPEQCMKKLQKNSDFLAHVSMIRSCL